DNA from Streptomyces sp. NBC_00237:
TTCCTGCTGTGAGAACGCGCAGGTGGAGCCGCTTAGTGCCCCTGAAGCGGAACAGATTTCGAGCGGCAGTTCCAGTGCCCGCTGACTTGTGGCCCCGCTCTTCCCGCCTGACGGGATGCGAGTTCGCGAACGGTCCCATCCCACGGGAAGGGAAGCGAACGCGGCGAGTCTGGCACGTGACCTGACGCGGTGTCTGGTGACATTCGGGGATGACATCTGGATGTCACCCCCGAATGTCACCCCCTTCGACCGCGCCCTGAGCGGCCCTCTGCAAGGCGCCACGACGACGCCGATCTCCACAGCCCGGCCATCAGACGATCCGATCACGCGCAGCTGATCCGTCATGCGAGGCCCCCCAGATGCACGTTGACCGCCTTCGCGGCCTCAGCCAGCTCGTGCAGTTCCACGACCACGACCCCGGCCGCCACCAGCTGTTCGTAACCGACGCAGTCGGCGACGAACAGGCTCGGCTCCCGCCAGGCGATGACGACGCGCGGGATGCCCGCCTCGAGGATTCGCTGGGCACACGGGGTACGGGAAGCGCTGCGCTGGGAGCAGGGCTCCAGCGTGCTATAGATCGTCGCCCCGGCCAGCCGGCGGTCATCCTGGGAGAGTTGGGCGAGCACGACTTCCTCCGCGTGTTCGCGAGGGTCGGTAGCACGGGAGTAGCCGGACGCGAGCTCGGTGCCGTCTTCACCGACGAGGATCGCGCCGACCGAGTAGGCGCCAGCAGCCGGAGGACACAGCGCGGCGAGGTCGATCGCGCGTCGCATCCATCGGAGGTCCTGGTCACGGGCGGGCGCATACATCAGACGCGCCCCTTCGGGGCGTAGCGGAGCAGCACGACGTCTCCGATCACGCGGGCCTCCAGCAGCCGCATCCGGGCGGTCGACCCACCCGGGTAGTCGGCGGTGCCCAGGAACTTCGGTGCGTCGGCCTGGCCTACCAGTAGCGGCGCGACGGCGAGGTGCATTTCGTCGGCGAGGTCAGCAGCCATGAGCTGGGTGTGGATCGTGCCCCCACCCTCAACCATCAGCCGACGGACGCCGCGGCGCCCGAGCTCCTCGAGGACCAGACCCCAGTCGAGCTCCGGCCCGACGCTCACGACGTCGGCGAGGTCCCCCAGCGTGGCGCGCACCTTCCCCACCGCGTCGTCCACGGTCACGACCAATTTCCCGCCGCCGTGGTGCCAGAACTTCAAGTCGGCGGACAGGTCGCCGGTGCGGGTCACCGTGACCTTGAGCGGGAACTCGGGCTTGCCGTCGGCAACACGCTGAGCCCGACGCTTGTCGGAGTTGACCAGCAGCCTCGGGTTGTCCTTCCGCATGGTCGTCGCGCCGATGAGGATGGCGTCGGACTCCGCACGGACCTGGTCAACGCGGTCGAAGTCGTCGGCATTGGAGAGCAGCAGCCGCTCCGGGCTGGTGTCGTCCAGGTATCCGTCGACCGACATGGCGGCGGACAGTACGACGTACGGGCGGGCAGTCATCTGCTCAGGTTTCCGTTTCTGTCTCGTGGGCGAGGGTGGAGTCGAAGGCGGCCCGGAACTCGGAGACCGGGGCCTCGCGCTGCCAGGGGATCAGGGCCGTGTCGAGCCGGATGAGCTCGTTGGTGATCCGGCCGGAGCCTGTGTCGGCCGCGACCGTCAACGCGTGCATGCCGACCGTCGCGGCATGCTCCGGATCGCGGGCACCGGCCAGGGCCACGGCCTGGCGCGCCATGTAGACGCCGCGGTCGCGGTGGTAGTCGCCGGGCATCAGCCGGATCGCGTCGGCGAAGGCATCGGCAGCCTGGCCGTGCTTGCCGAGGGCCTCCAGACCCTGCGCGCGGTGGACCTCTACGTACGAGGCGTTCAGCCACACGCCCCACGGAGTGGGATCAGAGCCGATGCCGTCCAGGGCGTTGCGCACGTAGTCGATGGCGCGCTCGCTGTTGTCGGCGTCGCCGCGCAGGGCGTGTCCGTATGCCTCGTAGGTGCGGGCCACGGCGGCGAGCCGGCTACGGGGCCGCGCCATCCGCTGGGCGGCTTCGGCCAGGTCGACCACCTCGACCAGGTCGGCTGTGTCACCGGCGAGTTGGGCCTTTCGGGCCATGATGTACGTGGTCAGGTCGGTGTCGCCGACCGTGTACGACCACTGCATCGCCCTGTCGAGCCAGTACGACGCGGCCTCCGGGTTTCCCAGGTCCTGGTGCAGCCAGGAAAGGAATTCCCCGTACTGCGTCTGGAGCTCCATCAGGTCGCGCCGGTCGGCGCCCTTCGCCTCCCGTCGCAGTTCCTTGATGACGTCGATGTAATCGCGCGTCGCCTTGAGGGCGTGGCGCGGCCCGAGCAGGTTGTCGCCGTCGATCAGCAGACGGCGGGTACGGCGCAGATGTTCCACCGGTGTCGATCCGTACGCAGACGCGGCCCGCGCCTTGCGAACCAGGCTCGACAAACTGTCCGAGTCCGCGGCCGCGGGCGAACCAACGCCGACCGCCGCAGCGGCTCCCAACCCCACCCCCGCGCGCAGAAGTGCGCGCCGTTCCAGAGCCACCCAAACCACCGACCCATCGCGTAGACGACACGGGACCGAGGTCCCTTCACCGTCCGACGCTGCCTGGTCTGCTGCGGCCAAGGCCAGATCGATCGAGGACTTGGCCACATGAACGGGCGTATTGGCCACATGGCCATGCTTGTCGCCGATCTGCTCCCAGAGACGGAGTAGCATCCCGCTGGCGTCCAGGGCACGGTCAAGGACCGCTGCCTGGGCATGGTCGGCCACGCGCTCTGCTCGTTCGAATCGCCCCAGGTGGGCGTGATCGATGCGGCTCCGCTTCGAGAGTTCGCGGAGGCTGAGGCCCCGTGAGTTTCGCAGCCCGCGCAGTTGGTAGCCCCAGTTGTGCAGGGGGGACACCCAGGGCGTCAGCTCCCTCGGCTTCTGCGCCATCCCGCCCCAATCCTGTGGCTGATGTGGCCAGTTCACCCGGCCACATGTCAGATCTGGAACTAGCAGCTCCCCGGGACTAGAACCGAGTCGACGGGTTCTGGAGTCCAGTGAGGGGGGTGAATCAGTGCTTGTTTTCGTTCGGAACAACGGCGAGCTGCGGCCCTGTCCTGCGGCTATAGCCGGACGGGCGCTGGAACAGAGCACCGCTGCTTCGGTCGGCCGCTTCGACGGTCCGAATGTGAGTGAAGCCTCGGTCGGTGTAGTACTTCTGCAGATCTTCGTTGGTGCGCCAGGCGTCCAAGCGGAGCAGCTGTTTGCCCTGGCTCGTAGCGTGCTGGCCCGCCCAGTCGAGCATGGCCGATCCGAGATCGAGGCCCGACACATCGCGGCGCACGACCATGCGATGCACGTAGAACGCAGGTTCGGCAGCCTCATCGGGAGTCCAGAAGTCCGAGTCGGCGTGCTCGTCGATGGTGATCGTCGCCACGGGTGCCCCATCAGCTTCGACGATCCAGCACTCACCGGCGGCGATGTTGGCCTTGATGCGATCTTCGCGCGGCGGGTACTGCCATTGATCGATACCTTGCTCGTTGAGCCAAGAAGCAGCGTGTTCCCACAGGTCAATGACCGTGCGCAGGTCTGCGGCGACGGCCTGACGGATTATCGGCGCGGGATCGAACTGGCGGCGGCTGCGCTCGTAGGTAATGACGTGTCGGTCGCCGGGCAGCACGTTGACCACAGCGCGAACCGGCCTGCCTTCCTCGGTGAACCCCGTGCACAGGTGGATTGCCACGGGCGTGCCGGGGCCGAGTTGCAGGCGGTCGGCTTCCTCGGGAGTCGGCATCCGTACCTGGATCTCGTCCAAGGCGCGGACCTGCTCATACCCGAGTTCCGACAGGACCACGTTCGCGCCGCGGGCGATGTCGTCCGGGCTCATGATCTCGCTGTTCTGGACCAGCGCGAGCGGGAAGTGCGAGTCGTTCGTGTTGTAGGGGACTCCGTCGACGAAGCGGACGCGGCGCCGGACGACAACCAGCTCCCCCTCGTTCAGCTGGAGACGCTCGCGAACTTGCCGAGACGGCACTTCCACCTGCACTTCGATGTGCTGGCCGGCCTCGCGCCCTTCCTCGGACATTTGCGTGAGGAACTGGTCCATCTCAGGGGACAGTGGGCGCTTTCGGAATTCGCCCTGCGGCCGATAGACCATCGGTCGCCGACTACGGACGAAGTATCCGCGGGGTCGGTCACTGATGATCAGCCCTTCGTTGACCAGCAGCTTCAGGCCCTGAACGGCGGTCGAACGGGTTGTGTCCCACTCGGCGGCGATCTCGGCTTCAGTCGGCAGTCGGTCGCCAGGAACCAGCGTCCCGTCGGTGATCTGGGCGCGGAGTTTGTCCGCGATGCGCTGGTAGAGGGCTCGGGCCCTGCCGCTGACTGCCATGGGAGATGTCTACATGCCGAAGAAAGACTAGTCAATCTAGGCGTACGGGCTTGACCGCTCGTTGCGCGGCGTGCATGCTTCATTGCGGCGGGCATTGAGTAGTCAATCTATACCGACTAGCTAACCCGTCGCTGCAAAACGGCACCACCGCAAGTCACGTAGGAAGCACTTCCCCTGAAGAGGGGGAGGGCCAGGGTCGATGCTCTTCCAAATCCCCTGGGCCGGTCACCTGGCCGGATGCTCTCTTCGTACGTCGCAGCGCTGATGCGCTGTCCGAGCAGTCAGGACAACGTCCCGTCGGATGCCTGGTGTTCGGAGAGCTCACCCGCGACGCAGCCCCCTTTCGCTCTCCTCTTGAAGGAGCCCTGCATGTCGATCACCGCGATGCCCGCACAGGACAAGGACCGTAAGGACCGCAAGCGCCGCCGTAAGCCCCGCACGAAGCAGGTCAGTGATCTACCGGCGATCGTCGCCTCGGAGCTCAAGGCCAACGAGATCAACCTGACGCCGGGCAAGGAACACGCCGTGTGCCCCAACTGCGGCTGCTGGACGCCGATCACCGGCGTCCTCGGCACGCCGAAGCTGACCCCGCACCACACCACCCCGTACCACCACCAGCAGGCCACCCCACGCCGCTGTAACGGCAGCAACCGACGCATCAACCTCGACATCGACGCCAGTTTCTGGCGCACGCAGCTTGCCGAGACCAACCCGACGGTCGCCGCCCGCCGTGCGACGAAGGTTCTGCCGAAACCGCGAACCGGCAGTCTGCCTGCGGCTACGCAGCTCAAGCCCGTCGCGCTCAGCGCGAGTGCGGCACACCAGATCCTGCTTGGCCACATCGACCGGTGCATGTCCTGCACGAAGCGCACCCCCAGCACGGCAGCGCGGATGTGCCGCGACGGCGCGCGCCTGGAGGAACTGTTCCAGCGCCTGCGCCGGCAGGAGCCCACCCGCCGGGCGCGCCGTGAGGTGCTGGAGCGCGAGCGCCGCCGGTTCGACCGCCAGTACACGACGGCAGCAGTTCGCAGCGAGCACTGGGAGTCGGCGCTTCCGCGGGCTGAGGCCGCCGATGCGCAGCGCGTACCGGAGTTCGTGGGCGAGCAGCCGCTGGAAGCGTGCGAGGCGCCGATGGATCCGGAGCCGGTGAATGTCCCGGACGGGCGCAAGGACGACATCAAGCGCCTGTTTCCCGATCGACCGTCGCCGGTCAGGCCGACGCCGGAATGCGTGCGGTGCGGGGCGACCAAGCCGACCCTCGCCAGCGCGGCCGGGGCCGGGTGGCGCCGCATCCGGAACCAGATGCACTGCGGACCCTGCGCCATCAAGTTCCCCGCGTGGGCACCCCCCTTCTCCTCCTGACCTTCACCCCGCTAGTTGCACCACCGCGGCCCCGGCCGACCCGGTACAGACCGGGCCGACCGGGGCCGCGGGCTGTCCGCACCACAACTCCCCACCACCGTGCACGGCCCCATCCCAGAGAGGCACCACGATGACCGTCTCCGCACTGAACCCCCTGCGCCCCGTACGAGCGGCGCTTGACGAGCAGATCGGCCCGCGCCGGCCGGGTGCGATCTACCAGACGCCGCTGGGGCAGTACGAGGTCCTGGTCCTCATCACCAACCCCGCCGAGGCGGCGCAGCTGCTGCGCCGGGACGCCGCCCAGTGGGCGCTCATCGTCCGCGACGTCCTGCGGCCGGACGGCCAGCCGTACGCGATCGGGGACGTGTGGACGACGTCGGACCACCTGATCCGCCCCGCCCCCAACCGGGCCGTGGCCTCGTTCGCTCCCGCCGCCTAGAACAGCCGCTCCAGTAACCAAAGCGGCGGCCTCGGGGATTGCACCCCCGGGGCCGCCTTGCAGGTCACCGCCTTGAGAGAGGAACAACCCACATGCAGTACAGGATGACAGGTGAACAGGCCCAGTCGCAGCGCCGGGACGCGCTCCAGCAAGTGGTCGACGCGGGCGCCCGGTGTCAGCAGCCGGGTGTTGCCGCCGTCGACTTCTTCCGCGGTGAGAACGAGAGCCGCAAGTCCTGGAACGAGCACCGGGAGGAGCTGGTGCGCTTCTGCCACGGCTGCCCGGTGATGGCCGCCTGCCGTGAGCTCGCCCTGCGCGAGGGCGACGGCTGGGACAGGGCGGACGGCATGGTCCGCGGCGGGCTTTCCGGCCAGGAGTTGTACAAGACGCGCATGCGCGAGGACGAGCGACTTCGCGCGGCTCGCCGTGAGGACCTGGACCCGCAGTGGAAGCGGCTCACCACCGTCGCCCGCACCTTGCAGGCCGCGGTCGCGGTGAACGTTGAGCAGTCCAGCCGCAACGCGGGAGCCCAGGCGCGGCAGAACCTGCTCATCCGTCAGCTCGCCGGTGAACTCCGCGAGGTCA
Protein-coding regions in this window:
- a CDS encoding deaminase; translation: MRRAIDLAALCPPAAGAYSVGAILVGEDGTELASGYSRATDPREHAEEVVLAQLSQDDRRLAGATIYSTLEPCSQRSASRTPCAQRILEAGIPRVVIAWREPSLFVADCVGYEQLVAAGVVVVELHELAEAAKAVNVHLGGLA
- a CDS encoding dihydrofolate reductase family protein; its protein translation is MTARPYVVLSAAMSVDGYLDDTSPERLLLSNADDFDRVDQVRAESDAILIGATTMRKDNPRLLVNSDKRRAQRVADGKPEFPLKVTVTRTGDLSADLKFWHHGGGKLVVTVDDAVGKVRATLGDLADVVSVGPELDWGLVLEELGRRGVRRLMVEGGGTIHTQLMAADLADEMHLAVAPLLVGQADAPKFLGTADYPGGSTARMRLLEARVIGDVVLLRYAPKGRV
- a CDS encoding DNA-binding protein, translated to MEHLRRTRRLLIDGDNLLGPRHALKATRDYIDVIKELRREAKGADRRDLMELQTQYGEFLSWLHQDLGNPEAASYWLDRAMQWSYTVGDTDLTTYIMARKAQLAGDTADLVEVVDLAEAAQRMARPRSRLAAVARTYEAYGHALRGDADNSERAIDYVRNALDGIGSDPTPWGVWLNASYVEVHRAQGLEALGKHGQAADAFADAIRLMPGDYHRDRGVYMARQAVALAGARDPEHAATVGMHALTVAADTGSGRITNELIRLDTALIPWQREAPVSEFRAAFDSTLAHETETET
- a CDS encoding GNAT family N-acetyltransferase; translation: MAVSGRARALYQRIADKLRAQITDGTLVPGDRLPTEAEIAAEWDTTRSTAVQGLKLLVNEGLIISDRPRGYFVRSRRPMVYRPQGEFRKRPLSPEMDQFLTQMSEEGREAGQHIEVQVEVPSRQVRERLQLNEGELVVVRRRVRFVDGVPYNTNDSHFPLALVQNSEIMSPDDIARGANVVLSELGYEQVRALDEIQVRMPTPEEADRLQLGPGTPVAIHLCTGFTEEGRPVRAVVNVLPGDRHVITYERSRRQFDPAPIIRQAVAADLRTVIDLWEHAASWLNEQGIDQWQYPPREDRIKANIAAGECWIVEADGAPVATITIDEHADSDFWTPDEAAEPAFYVHRMVVRRDVSGLDLGSAMLDWAGQHATSQGKQLLRLDAWRTNEDLQKYYTDRGFTHIRTVEAADRSSGALFQRPSGYSRRTGPQLAVVPNENKH
- a CDS encoding WhiB family transcriptional regulator, translating into MQYRMTGEQAQSQRRDALQQVVDAGARCQQPGVAAVDFFRGENESRKSWNEHREELVRFCHGCPVMAACRELALREGDGWDRADGMVRGGLSGQELYKTRMREDERLRAARREDLDPQWKRLTTVARTLQAAVAVNVEQSSRNAGAQARQNLLIRQLAGELREVKAARRARTGWGQAA